The window TCGTCATACCATCGAACCCAACAAGTTCCCAGACCTAATTCTACTGCTCTGAGAACAATATGTTCGACTGCGATAGATACATTTGTCGCCGCCGCTGCAACAAGATCCTCCTTTTTGACAGTACGCATGCCCTTCTCCAGATAAGGGATAAATTTCTCCCTCGTCCTTACCGGAAGTGCTCCTGATTCTATCAGTTCATCTACCCGGGCTGAAAATTCCTTAAAAGCACTCAAATCCGCGCAACAAACAATTACGACAGGAGCCCTTCTGATGTATCTCTGGTTGTGTGCCGCCTCTTGCAATTCCTTTTTGGTTTCATCATCTTTTACTATGACAAATCGCCATGGCTGTGTATTCGTTCCAGACGGGGCCAACCTGGCACTTTCAATTAATTCCCTGATTGTTTCATCCGGCACAGGATCAGGTTTAAATCTTCTTATACTCCTACGTCTTTTTATGGCTTCACTTACGTCCATGATATCTCCCGCGTTAAAATCAGAACTTCTCCGTTACAGGCAATAATGAGAAAGAAAAAAACAGTATTCCCTGGTTATTTGCAACTGGAAAATTACCAGCTATAAACATAAGGTTGACTATTTTAGGGGATAAAATATAATAATCAATAAATACTTACTCTTTTCCGTCAAAAGCAGAAAACAGACATAACCAGCCGCACGTAACGATTTAAACACACTGATTTACACGGTACCTGTACAGAGATGATTTGTATCCCAATTACGGCCAGAAGCACAGAAGAAGTTATTCCTGAATTGGCAAAAGCCCAGAAACATGCCGATATAATAGAACTTCGCATCGATTTTTTTCAAGACATGCATGATGCAGAACTCTGTCTGGAGAAATTATCGAAGAAATGCCCCAAACCGGTAATTGTCACAAACAGACCGGAAAGAGAAGGGGGTGGCTTTACCGATAGTGAACCGGAGAGAATTAGGTTACTCCAGAAGGCTATAGATTTAAGATTCGAATATGTTGATGTTGAATATGATTCCATGAGACACATTGTCAGGCGGGGTTCCACTAAAATCATTGCATCCTACCATAATTTTCAGGAAACACCCCATGATATAAACAACATTTATGATAAAATCTCTCATTCGAAACCGGACATTGTAAAGATTGTCACATACGCTCAGGATATCACGGACAACATTAGAATTTTTGAACTGTTAAAGATCGCACACCTTCCTCTTATATCCTTCTGCATGGGTGAAAACGGCCACATAAGCAGGATTCTTTCCAGGAAATTCGGAGGGTTTCTGACATTTGCATCACTCGGTAAAGGCAAGGAATCTGCCCCGGGACAGTTGACGGTTGAAGAGATCACCGGTATCTATCATTTTAAAAAGATAAACAGAGAAACAAAAGTATATGGCATCGTTGGAAACCCTGTTTCCCATAGTATGAGCCCGGCAATACACAACGCCTCATTCATTGAAAAAGGCCTCAATAGTGTTTATGTCCCTTTGAATGTCCTGGATATTGAATCCTTTGTAAGGGAATTCAAAAAAATCAATATCCAGGGATTCAGCATCACCATACCACACAAAGAGACCATCTTACCATTTCTGGATGATATAGATTGTACTGCCGAAAAAATCGGAGCAATCAATACTGTTGTGAACAAAAACGGTAGATTCAAGGGCTACAACACTGACAGCATGGCAGCAATACAAGGATTGGCAAACAGCATGAACAGCAACGAAAAACATCGTACTAAAGTTGCCCTTATCGGGGCAGGAGGAGCAGCAAGGGCAATAGCATATGGCCTTAAAAAAGAGGGCTATGACATAACCATTTATAACCGCACAAAAGAACGAGCTGCTAAATTATCACACGACATCGGGTGTAACTATAAGGGTTTTGAAGAAATTTGTCAAATCAATGCCAAAATCCTCATAAACTGCACATCTATCGGCATGTTTCCTGAAATTGAAGACTCACCTGTTCCTAAAGAGTCCTTAAAATCAGGAATGGTAGTCTTTGATGTCGTTTACAACCCGATACAAACGAGACTCCTTCTTGATGCGGAGGAGAGAGGGTGCTATACCGTAACCGGTCTCACTATGTTCATAAACCAGGCTGCTGAACAATTCAGGCTCTGGACAGGAATTGAACCACCAAGAGAATTAATGAAAAATGTCGTATTGAACAAATTATCCGTTCAATGAAAGTATTGCAATAAACACTCTGTAAATCCCATTTTTCGATGTAAAACAGAATAAATTTACGGCCGCAGGAAGTTGATGTATATGAATATAGTCTTAATTGGTTTTCGAGGTACTGGCAAAAGCACCATAGGCAAACTCCTGGCCAGCCACCTGAAAATGGATTTCATTGATACGGACGAATATATTACGAACTCTACGGGAAAAACGATTAAGGAAATTTTTCTGGAAAGGGGTGAAGAGGGATTTCGCACTATTGAGGCAGCAGCTGTCGCTATAGTAAGCAGAATGGACAATCAGATTATAGCCGCTGGTGGTGGAGTAATCCTGAACAATAAAAATGTCGTAAACCTCAAGAGCAACGGGACACTCATACTTCTCAACGCCACTCCCGAAGTTATCCACAATCGTCTTTCACTTGACAAGAAGACGGCAGATCAACGGCCTTCTTTAACCGGCAAAGAAGCCTTTGAAGAAATCAGACATCTCATACAAAAAAGAGCGCCGCTATACGATAACGCTGCAGACCATGCCATAAACACATCGCATAAATCGAAAGAAGATATCGTTCTTGAGATAGTCATGTTCATGGAGGGTTTACACGGGGATGAGAAGGATGAAGAACCGCATGGGAATTAAGCCTGTTTGTTGAGACAAACACGGAAATATCTTTCTCTTACTTGGTCTTCTCCTGCAGATAATCAACAAACTCCTGATCAATGGGATATCCCAATTCCTTCGCCCTGTTAACATGTTTCAAAGCAAGGTCAAATTGTTTGGTTTCGTTATACGTCTCAGCCAGACGATACTGTATTTCCGGGTCCATGTTGTTTATGGATAGAGCCCTGTTAAATTCTAAAATCGCCTTGTCGTATCTCTGTTTGCGATAATATACTTCACCGAGATGGAAATGCAGGTATGCATTCTCCGGATTCTCCATTGATGCCTTTTTGTACAGCATCAGTGCTTCGTCTATTTGATCAAAGTCCATATATAACATCCCAAGATCGAGATTGGCATCAATGTGTGCCGGATCTACTTCTATTACTTTTTCATATTGAGACATAGCTTCTTCAAACATCTCCTTATCCACATATGTCTTCCCAAGATTGA is drawn from Candidatus Scalindua sp. and contains these coding sequences:
- a CDS encoding nitroreductase family protein, with amino-acid sequence MDVSEAIKRRRSIRRFKPDPVPDETIRELIESARLAPSGTNTQPWRFVIVKDDETKKELQEAAHNQRYIRRAPVVIVCCADLSAFKEFSARVDELIESGALPVRTREKFIPYLEKGMRTVKKEDLVAAAATNVSIAVEHIVLRAVELGLGTCWVRWYDDNRVKKILEIPETVEVMALLPLGVPDEDPSPRPRLSIDKLMYLERYGRNVSDQA
- a CDS encoding shikimate dehydrogenase; this encodes MICIPITARSTEEVIPELAKAQKHADIIELRIDFFQDMHDAELCLEKLSKKCPKPVIVTNRPEREGGGFTDSEPERIRLLQKAIDLRFEYVDVEYDSMRHIVRRGSTKIIASYHNFQETPHDINNIYDKISHSKPDIVKIVTYAQDITDNIRIFELLKIAHLPLISFCMGENGHISRILSRKFGGFLTFASLGKGKESAPGQLTVEEITGIYHFKKINRETKVYGIVGNPVSHSMSPAIHNASFIEKGLNSVYVPLNVLDIESFVREFKKINIQGFSITIPHKETILPFLDDIDCTAEKIGAINTVVNKNGRFKGYNTDSMAAIQGLANSMNSNEKHRTKVALIGAGGAARAIAYGLKKEGYDITIYNRTKERAAKLSHDIGCNYKGFEEICQINAKILINCTSIGMFPEIEDSPVPKESLKSGMVVFDVVYNPIQTRLLLDAEERGCYTVTGLTMFINQAAEQFRLWTGIEPPRELMKNVVLNKLSVQ
- a CDS encoding shikimate kinase, producing MNIVLIGFRGTGKSTIGKLLASHLKMDFIDTDEYITNSTGKTIKEIFLERGEEGFRTIEAAAVAIVSRMDNQIIAAGGGVILNNKNVVNLKSNGTLILLNATPEVIHNRLSLDKKTADQRPSLTGKEAFEEIRHLIQKRAPLYDNAADHAINTSHKSKEDIVLEIVMFMEGLHGDEKDEEPHGN